The following proteins are co-located in the Silene latifolia isolate original U9 population chromosome 1, ASM4854445v1, whole genome shotgun sequence genome:
- the LOC141592326 gene encoding homeobox-leucine zipper protein HAT4-like gives MVVEKEDNLGLSLSLACNTNTNNNNNNNNNNNNNNNNNNNEKNHQQMKFLTMMKTTPSSNNITSNPLQLNLMTSTTASLSPSISTPPVAGSFRQKLPWNRSNDAFFASDRTLDTCPMGVDVSRPRGSGGGDEEDGGVSSPNSTLSNMSGKRSFCGGEETEGERASSRGLSDEEDGGENSRKKLRLTKDQSATLEDSFKEHNTLNPKQKQALAKRLGLRPRQVEVWFQNRRARTKLKQTEVDCEFLKRCCEKLTEENRRLQKEVIELRTLKMSPQFYMHMTPPTTLTMCPSCERVAAPPSASSVQPQTGLESRLNHRPMPLNLWPPTPASVRPL, from the exons atggtTGTTGAAAAAGAAGATAATTTAGGTCTAAGTTTAAGCTTAGCATGTAACACtaacactaataataataataataataataataataataataataataataataataataataatgagaaaaATCATCAACAAATGAAGTTTTTGACGATGATGAAAACGACGCCgtctagtaataatattacttCTAATCCACTACAACTCAACCTCATGACGTCGACGACGGCTTCTTTATCTCCTTCCATTTCTACTCCTCCGGTCGCCGGTTCGTTTCGTCAGAAGCTTCCTTGGAATCGAAGCAATGACGCTTTCTTCGCCTCCG ATCGGACTTTGGACACGTGTCCAATGGGGGTAGATGTGAGCAGACCGAGAGGCAGTGGTGGCGGAGACGAGGAAGACGGAGGAGTGTCGTCTCCAAACAGCACATTGTCAAACATGAGCGGAAAGAGGAGCTTCTGTGGCGGAGAGGAAACCGAAGGCGAACGAGCGTCGTCTCGAGGCTTGAGTGACGAGGAAGACGGTGGCGAGAATTCGAGGAAGAAACTTCGGTTGACTAAGGATCAGTCTGCTACCCTTGAGGATAGTTTTAAGGAGCATAATACTCTCAATCCC AAGCAAAAACAAGCTCTTGCTAAACGGCTAGGACTTAGACCACGTCAGGTGGAGGTTTGGTTTCAGAACCGTAGAGCAAG GACAAAATTGAAGCAAACGGAAGTAGATTGCGAGTTTTTAAAACGATGTTGCGAAAAGCTAACGGAGGAAAACAGAAGGCTACAAAAGGAAGTGATAGAGTTGCGTACATTGAAGATGTCTCCACAGTTTTATATGCACATGACCCCTCCAACTACCCTCACAATGTGCCCTTCGTGTGAGCGTGTCGCGGCCCCGCCCTCCGCTTCCTCGGTCCAACCTCAAACCGGCCTTGAGTCTAGGCTTAATCATCGGCCAATGCCTCTTAACCTGTGGCCTCCTACCCCAGCCTCAGTTAGGCCCCTTTGA